From the Ananas comosus cultivar F153 unplaced genomic scaffold, ASM154086v1, whole genome shotgun sequence genome, the window TGTAGTGACCTCTCGACTGATCGTCCAATGTCCGGTAGCCTTCACAAAATCGAACGTCGTttttggtgcgtttttcgacgaaattcgcCGGCGAAACGCGATTTCGGTTTAGATTTCTTCCGACATCATTTGTTTGCCCTGAtctttgtcgctgagccttgtcggaTGGTCACCATTGTCATACCGTGagttcggagatgacgggtgagcgacggtaggtTCTGGTGTCGAAATTGCCACTTCCGAGAACCCGGATCAGAACAATTATTCGGCGATAATTGTTTAGTAGTGtattcttgtgtttgctgccaagacatccaaactgatgtgttttgtggcagcgggtgactcgtggcacaagTCGGTGaatttcgggacacttagtgggtcccgacggcatcccgatgtgattttcgggacttccggcgagttacggtgatcggttttgggaaaccgatatTCGGGATTTGCGTGGGGTTTGTGAGTCATGTATTCTGGATTTGTAGGTTAgttactaacccggtggaccttcataggtccggttgactaTCATGTCTAGTTTGGAGATAGGCGCTACATTagtacaggtgggtgcttcgagctacTAGTCAGTGAGATTATTTCACCTTCCTCTATTCTAAAATATCAACATTGTAGTTTCTACATGCCGGTTGTTTTGTTTATCATTCCTTTATCTATATCTTGTTGATTGCATGATGATAGTTGTTGATAGGCATGTAGAGCAGGTTTGCACATTTTGTATATCTGTGGAGTTTGGGTCTAGGCAACACATTGACttctttgtcgtgtgtttctatctagttgatcgtggttcggcgctCTATGCCTTTgtatctggcttcggccaaggcaccggctTCTTACCGGTTttcgcattgagcatatcaACATGATtcagtcacagcacttgggtgtATTCCTTGACAccaggtcggtttggccaccgaccacGGGTGTACTATCTGGATAGGTCGTCCAGTGGgtggatggatcaggtcggtgcaggttTGTGACAGGCAACACTTGAGGTCCCtagaccaatatagcaggcactAGATTTGGTACAATTTTGGTTTGGTTATCTTGAGGCATGCTCAGCATTATATTCCTAACAGTAGCAGTTTTATTACATGCTTCTTatcatatctgttatagctactatAGTTCTCTTTCGTATCATAGCACCTGTACTTTGTTTATTTatcatatctgttatagctactatTTGTTTCTTTATCCGTGTGGCCAGGGAAACGTTGTATTTGTGGCAGGTTTGTACGTCATGTGGGCTaagttaaatttcaaaaaaaaagaaaaaaatagcacgtTTTTCGCAACTTtggtttttaaatttgtattcatTACAAAAAGGCTTTCAAAATTGGCCCCTTGGCGTGACAAATTAAAATGGTATCGGAGTGTGAAACAACTAcaactgtgacaccccaatagtcccacatcggatgggaatagggttgtcattgggtttataaaagaattagacactagtaataataactgggcttaagcattttcggctgtggttgggcccaacgagttattattgctagtgggctgggtcgttacatttggtatcagagccggttcaccagctggacatgtgtggcgagtctcggctgagccagggtctggatgacgggctagcgagacgagtctcacatcgccttgTGATCTTGGGTTGTCTATGttattggactgacgaggacgtcagggccttaacggggggagtctgtgacaccccaatagtcccacatcggataggaatagggttgtcattgggtttataagagaattagacactagtaataataactgggcttaagcattttgggctgtggttgggcccaacgagttattattgctagtgggttgggtcgttacaacAACTACGTTTACAAATTTTCTAACTGAACcgttggttaggttgacccataggaagacctaagGCATGTAGGCACGCGAGTGCTGGGTTTTGGGATTGAGTCCCGGTGTGTACGTATGTCGAGTTGAATGGTTCGCTTGACGGTGTTTTCTGTTGCAGATGGCTCATAGTAGACCCCTCTCATCCGGGTCATGGTGGTGGACGTGCTGGTGCAGAGACATCCGGCAGCACACGTACTCCTACAAGTGGAGGTGGTGGGGAGCAGGTGGGCTCGGAGCTGCTGAGTAATACTCGCACCCAGTAGCTCGTGGCCCAGGTAGCTGATTTGAGGGGTCAGATGATGACCCTCTCGGGCATGTTTCAGCAGTTCTTGCAGCAACAGGTTGCAGCTGGTGCTACCCCAGTTCCACCTCCGGCATAGAACACTCCGACGACCGCGGAACCTCCCGCGACGCTTGCGCCTGCCGTAGCTCCAGCCGTCATTACCACGACGGCGATGGCCACCACGACGGTTTCTGCTGGGGGTACTAATACCCCTGCAGCGGAGGGCGCCCGCATCAGGGTGAGGTTGCGGAGTTTCGGAAGTTCGATCTGCCGAAGTTCGCGGGAAAGAACGATGACAGTTGTGTAGTCGAGAGCTGGGTTGCCCACATAGGGAAGCTTTTTTGAGATATGCACATCAAGGAACAGGATAAAGTTCCTCTGGCTACCCACTGCATGGAGGGTGAGGCGTACCGTTAGTGGTTGTGCTACTTCAAGAAGAAACTTGCCGGGATCTACCTACCCTGGAAGGACTTTCGGGAGCTTCTCTACAGCCAGTATTTTAAGGATAGCACCATGCAAGGTCTGGAGCGCGAGCTAGAGCACCTCAAGCAGGGTAACCGTACCATGACAGAGTATGAGCGAGACTTTTCTCACATTGTTGAGCTTATTCCGTTCGTGGTCCATGATGAGTACCACAAGGCCCCGTTGTTTGCGAGGGGGCTAAGACCCAGTATTCGGCTTCTGATCGCATCCCACGGCATGTTGACGTTCGACGAGAGGCTGGATCGGGCCCTGATGGTGCAAAGTGATATGGATGAGGCTCGAATCGAACAGGACGCATCCGAGAAGAGTGAGGACAGGAAGCGTGCACAGGAGAGTTTTGTTGGTGGCCAATCGAGCAATGGGCGACCACCCAAGCATCGCAAGACACAGTCAGGATCGAGCAATGCCCCTGCTACATCTCAAAGGCAGAGCACCAGACCTTGTGTTATCTGCGGCAAGGCTCACAAGGTTAATGAGTGCCCACAGCGCCACAATCACTGTTACAAGTGTGGCCAACGCGGACACCTTCAGGCAGACTGCATCAATGGAGTAGGAACAGTATCTACTGTAGTGTCTACTCCAGCAGCTCCATGGCAAGATTGTGGCAACACGGCGTATTCTTTGTCTGGACGCCCCTCTACATCCCGGCAGGAAAAGGGGGCACACTAGACCACTGACGGGCGCGTCTACATGATGACATGTTAGGAGAAACATCAATAGGCTAACGCTGTCGCAGGTGTAAATTTGTTTGATGTCGTAAATAGTACACTTTTCGTTACAAATGCATCTCTTCTTGCATTGCACGCATGTTTTGTTCTGGTTTGTAAGCATTTGATAACCCTTACCTG encodes:
- the LOC109703761 gene encoding uncharacterized protein LOC109703761, coding for MTEYERDFSHIVELIPFVVHDEYHKAPLFARGLRPSIRLLIASHGMLTFDERLDRALMVQSDMDEARIEQDASEKSEDRKRAQESFVGGQSSNGRPPKHRKTQSGSSNAPATSQRQSTRPCVICGKAHKVNECPQRHNHCYKCGQRGHLQADCINGVGTVSTVVSTPAAPWQDCGNTAYSLSGRPSTSRQEKGAH